AGGGCCAGGGCAGCTGGTCGCGATCGAACAGACGGCAGCAGGGGCCGACCACACGGTAGGTGAGGTGGGCCCCCGGACTCTGAAAGACGTGGCCCGTAGACCAGGGATGCTCGGAGGAGGGCGGCAGGGACGGTATCATAACAGCATGTAACAACGGGCCGATTTGAAGTAGTCTACGGGATTTTCTATGGCTGAGCCAATTACTCCAGCGGTGAGCGATCGCATCTGCAAGCACATGAACGACGACCACGCCGAAGCGGTGCTGCTCTACGCCACCGCCTACGGCGACCAGCCCACCGCCACCGCCGCCGTGATGGAGTCGGTTGACCCCAACGGCATGACCCTGGCGGTGACCGTAGACGGTGCCCCCACCACCGTGCGAGTGCCCTTCGACCATACCCTGGAGGGGGCCGAAGATGCCCACCACACCCTGGTCGCCATGCTCAAACAGGCCAAGGCCCGCGCCTAACCGGTACCGTTGCCATGAGCGTCTCGATTCATTTTTTGCCCGATGGCGTCACGGTGGAGGCCGAGGTGGGGGAACCTCTGCTGGCGGTGGCCGATCGCGCCGGGGTGAGCATTCCCACCGGCTGCCTCATGGGGTCGTGCCACGCCTGCGAAGTAGAGCTAGAGGGGCAGGAAGAGCCCATCTGTGCCTGTATTTCGGCGGTACCGCCGGGCCGCCCGGCGCTGGTCATCAACCTCTACGTCGATCCAACTTGGTAGGCGCGCGGTTCACCGCCGTGCCGCTAGTACTTGACCAAGCTGATTTTGACAGGGGCCAGCCGTTCTGGGTGCAGGGTACAAGGTATACGGTCTACGGCTCGCCTTGAACCTAAAACCGTGAACCGTATACCCCACTGACCCGTCATCTTTAGCTTGGCAGTCTACTAGTATTTAGTCAAAAAAATAATGACGGGCGGTGTGACTTAGGGTTCACGGTTCACGGTAAGCGGTTTAAGGCGAGCCGTGTACCGTTTACCGTAGACCGTCAACCCGTCACATTTAACTTGACTGACTACTAGGCTCTAAATCCTTTGCTCAACCCTGGCAGCAGCCGGTGCGGACGAGCCAGGGCGTTGAGGGTGAGGCGGCGAGGATCCCCTGGATCGGGTCTCAGCCCCTCGCCAGGGGCGATCAAGTCTTGCAGATAGTTCCAGGCTTGCTGCTGGGCCGCCTCCCAACTCAGGTGACGACGGTAGTGTTGCCAGGCTGAGCGGGCTAGAGCCTGGTAACGCGGGTAGTCGGCCATGGCGGCGGCAAGGTACTGGGCGTAGTCGCTAGCGGCGGCCCCTACCGGGAAGGCTCTGCCATTGACATCGGCCCGCAGTACGGTGGGAATGCCTCCCACGGCGGCGGCTACGCAGGGCAGCCCTGCGGCATTGGCCTCACTGATGGCGACCCCAAAGGTATCGGCCTGAGTGGGAAAGATCAAAAAGTGGGCGGAGCTGAGCAGATGGGCAAACTGGGCCTCGCCCGCCGGGGTGGCGCGATCGATAAACCCGAAGGCGCGCACAAAATTGGGGCGATCGCCCACCTCCTTAGGCTCGCAGCCGACTACCCAGAGTTCGGTCTCCAGGCCCCACTGGTTTAGGGTTTGGGCCACCTCCAGCGCCAGCGGCCCACCCTTGCGCTGCCAATCTACTCCAAGGAATAGCAGCCGACAGGGGCCAGGGGGCCGCTGGGCAATCAGGGCCTCTACCTCAGACTGGGTGAGGTCTTGGGCACGGCTAGCTCCGCGGGGAATAATGCAAATTTTCTCGGCGGGCAGGCCGTAGAGATCGACCGCCGACTGGGCCGCCCACTGGGAGGTGAGAATGACGCGATCGCACCGCTCCAGGGCCGCCCTCTCGACGGCGTGCAGCTGCCGCCTTGTTTCAGCGCAGAGATTGCTCAGGTAGGGATAAAAATCCACCAGGCTGCCCAGCAGGGCATCGGTCCACAGCACCGTGGGCAGCGCCGTACGCACCCGCGCCAGGGGAATGGCATTTTCGGGGCAGAGCAGCAGCGCCGCCTGGGACTGAGCCAGCTGGGCCTCAATCTGGCGGGCGTAGTGGGGCGCAACCCAGGGTTCCACAGGGCTGTAGTAGCTCTG
The Nodosilinea sp. PGN35 DNA segment above includes these coding regions:
- a CDS encoding DUF2470 domain-containing protein, with amino-acid sequence MAEPITPAVSDRICKHMNDDHAEAVLLYATAYGDQPTATAAVMESVDPNGMTLAVTVDGAPTTVRVPFDHTLEGAEDAHHTLVAMLKQAKARA
- a CDS encoding glycosyltransferase family 4 protein, yielding MKIAYATTYDVRDRASWPRRHLGLYGAGQKIAELLQKAGAELEFLGPLERRKVPITRLKWLCYRRLGQSYYSPVEPWVAPHYARQIEAQLAQSQAALLLCPENAIPLARVRTALPTVLWTDALLGSLVDFYPYLSNLCAETRRQLHAVERAALERCDRVILTSQWAAQSAVDLYGLPAEKICIIPRGASRAQDLTQSEVEALIAQRPPGPCRLLFLGVDWQRKGGPLALEVAQTLNQWGLETELWVVGCEPKEVGDRPNFVRAFGFIDRATPAGEAQFAHLLSSAHFLIFPTQADTFGVAISEANAAGLPCVAAAVGGIPTVLRADVNGRAFPVGAAASDYAQYLAAAMADYPRYQALARSAWQHYRRHLSWEAAQQQAWNYLQDLIAPGEGLRPDPGDPRRLTLNALARPHRLLPGLSKGFRA
- a CDS encoding 2Fe-2S iron-sulfur cluster-binding protein; this translates as MSVSIHFLPDGVTVEAEVGEPLLAVADRAGVSIPTGCLMGSCHACEVELEGQEEPICACISAVPPGRPALVINLYVDPTW